In one window of Opitutus sp. GAS368 DNA:
- a CDS encoding phosphatase PAP2 family protein, giving the protein MKEHRFPAFLLLAALLALRVSAAYLPKGTPDANALLAPPPVLGSAEDRFDLECAYTAHTAATPAEIALGQDENTLTIYHYAPAIGAWFTPGKFPRTDALFKEVEAEAKAVVDDSKKYFKRPRPYHVAHDRFPRAIEHEDLTHYSYPSGHSTRGTVFALLLAELFPDRREAILAKGREAGWLRVQGGVHYPTDIYAGRVLGQELARDFLHSESFQHDLAEARAELAAVVR; this is encoded by the coding sequence ATGAAAGAACACCGCTTCCCCGCCTTCCTCCTGCTCGCGGCACTCCTTGCGCTGCGGGTATCCGCCGCCTACCTGCCGAAGGGCACGCCCGATGCCAACGCCCTGCTCGCGCCGCCGCCCGTCCTTGGTTCAGCCGAGGACAGGTTCGACCTGGAGTGCGCCTATACCGCCCACACCGCCGCCACGCCGGCCGAGATCGCGCTGGGCCAGGACGAGAACACGCTGACCATCTACCACTACGCGCCGGCCATCGGCGCGTGGTTCACGCCCGGCAAATTCCCCCGGACCGACGCGCTCTTCAAGGAAGTCGAGGCCGAGGCCAAGGCGGTGGTGGATGACTCCAAGAAATACTTCAAGCGGCCGCGACCCTACCACGTGGCGCATGACCGGTTCCCGCGCGCCATCGAGCACGAGGACCTGACACACTACAGTTATCCCAGCGGGCACTCCACCCGCGGCACGGTCTTCGCGCTGCTGCTCGCGGAGCTTTTTCCCGACCGCCGCGAGGCGATCCTGGCGAAGGGCCGCGAGGCCGGCTGGTTGCGCGTGCAGGGCGGGGTGCACTACCCGACGGATATCTACGCCGGCCGGGTGCTCGGACAGGAGCTGGCCCGGGACTTCCTGCACAGCGAGTCCTTCCAGCACGATCTCGCCGAGGCCCGGGCTGAACTCGCGGCGGTTGTCCGGTAG
- a CDS encoding sigma factor — MSAFPQTDWIRLAALREGRAEDKQRVLGELFGRYRDPVLAYLRGRGSRAEQAEDLVQDFFLHAIRHGLFEKADASRGRFRNLLLTALQHYAAKAHRAEHALRRRPAGGFAGNDVADLPEGALPADHATPERAFLRGWALTLIRRVLVVLEKEYAGPDRRAHYEIFRRLLIAPILEGTGAPTQHELAGALGLTEKEVANRLVTARRAYQRLLREEIATYARSEAEIDEEVRELFQKLSQP; from the coding sequence ATGAGCGCGTTTCCGCAGACCGACTGGATTCGCTTGGCCGCGCTGCGGGAAGGCCGCGCGGAGGACAAGCAGCGGGTGTTGGGTGAATTGTTTGGGCGCTACCGCGATCCGGTGCTGGCCTATCTCCGGGGCCGGGGCAGCCGGGCCGAGCAGGCAGAGGACTTGGTCCAGGATTTTTTCCTGCACGCCATCCGGCACGGACTGTTCGAGAAAGCCGACGCCTCGCGCGGCCGCTTCCGCAACCTGCTGCTGACGGCGCTGCAGCACTATGCCGCCAAAGCACACCGGGCGGAGCACGCGCTGCGGCGCCGCCCCGCCGGGGGGTTTGCCGGGAACGACGTGGCGGACCTGCCCGAGGGCGCGCTGCCCGCGGACCACGCCACGCCGGAGCGGGCCTTTCTGCGCGGCTGGGCCCTGACGCTGATCCGGCGCGTGCTGGTCGTCCTGGAGAAGGAGTATGCCGGACCCGACCGCCGCGCCCATTATGAGATTTTCCGCCGGCTGCTGATCGCCCCGATTCTCGAGGGCACCGGCGCGCCCACCCAGCACGAGCTGGCGGGCGCGCTCGGCCTGACCGAGAAGGAAGTGGCTAACCGGCTGGTGACCGCCCGCCGCGCCTATCAGCGCCTGTTGCGGGAGGAAATCGCCACCTACGCCCGCAGTGAGGCGGAGATCGACGAGGAAGTCCGCGAACTTTTCCAAAAACTCAGCCAACCCTGA
- a CDS encoding recombinase family protein → MTERPKKAELTKQVGIWIRVSTEDQALGDSPAIHETRAREYAKFNGWNVREVYDLAGVSGKTVMEHPEAKRMLDDIKRGHITALIFSKLARLARNTRELLEFSDFFQSHGADMVSLHEKMDTGTPAGRLFYTIIAAMAQWEREEIADRIRASVATRSKLGQQISGTSPYGYVWKDGKMVIEPKEAIIRKQIYELFLEHRRIGTVARMLNEAGYRTRAGATWSDTAVLRCIVHPTAKGVRYSNVFKKTGSWAAEEKPEDQWFVHPIEPIVSEEVWSTANRMIEERKKQNKRPTKRPTHIFAGIAHCHCGHRMYVPTTSTKYVCHKCKNKIPAADLESIFHEELKNYFADPERITRHFLAAKKNTDEKEQRVALHRQEIEKTKEEMTRTHRLYLDGRLNDQSFTALYRPLEDQVRQLGVSIPALEAELAFLRINEVSADQVLRDAQKLYERWPQLTTERKRRVIESIVEKITIGTDDISVTYCYIPSSEELTLSQQRLPAP, encoded by the coding sequence ATGACCGAGAGGCCCAAGAAGGCCGAACTCACCAAGCAGGTGGGGATTTGGATTCGCGTGAGCACGGAGGATCAGGCGCTGGGCGACAGCCCGGCAATCCACGAGACCCGCGCCCGCGAATACGCCAAGTTCAACGGGTGGAATGTCCGCGAGGTTTACGACCTGGCCGGGGTTTCGGGCAAGACGGTCATGGAGCACCCCGAGGCCAAGCGGATGCTGGACGACATTAAGCGCGGGCACATCACGGCGCTGATTTTCTCCAAGCTCGCGCGGCTCGCTCGCAACACCAGGGAGCTTTTGGAGTTCTCGGACTTCTTCCAGTCCCACGGGGCGGACATGGTGTCACTGCACGAAAAGATGGATACGGGCACGCCGGCCGGCCGGCTGTTTTATACGATCATTGCCGCGATGGCCCAATGGGAACGGGAGGAGATCGCCGACCGCATCCGGGCGTCCGTTGCGACGCGATCAAAACTCGGCCAGCAGATCAGCGGCACCTCGCCCTATGGCTACGTCTGGAAAGACGGCAAAATGGTGATCGAACCCAAAGAAGCGATCATCCGGAAGCAAATCTATGAGCTGTTCCTCGAACACCGCCGTATTGGCACTGTGGCGCGGATGCTCAACGAGGCGGGTTATCGCACGAGGGCGGGGGCGACGTGGAGTGATACGGCGGTATTACGCTGTATTGTTCATCCCACCGCCAAGGGCGTGCGTTACTCCAATGTATTTAAAAAAACCGGCAGTTGGGCGGCCGAGGAGAAGCCGGAAGATCAGTGGTTCGTGCATCCGATCGAGCCCATCGTGTCAGAGGAGGTTTGGAGCACGGCCAATCGGATGATCGAGGAGAGGAAGAAGCAGAACAAGCGCCCCACCAAGCGGCCGACGCATATTTTCGCGGGCATCGCCCACTGTCATTGCGGCCACCGCATGTATGTGCCCACCACTTCCACGAAATACGTCTGCCATAAGTGTAAGAACAAGATTCCCGCGGCGGACTTGGAAAGCATCTTCCATGAGGAGTTGAAGAACTACTTTGCCGACCCGGAGCGCATCACGCGGCATTTTCTGGCGGCTAAAAAGAACACGGACGAGAAGGAGCAGCGGGTCGCGTTGCACCGGCAGGAAATCGAGAAGACCAAGGAAGAGATGACTCGGACGCACCGACTTTACTTGGACGGCCGGTTGAACGATCAGAGCTTCACCGCGCTCTACCGGCCGCTGGAGGACCAGGTGCGCCAGTTGGGTGTTTCGATTCCGGCCTTGGAGGCGGAGCTGGCATTCCTCCGCATCAACGAGGTTTCGGCCGACCAAGTGTTGCGGGACGCCCAAAAGCTTTACGAGCGCTGGCCCCAGCTGACCACCGAGCGAAAGCGCCGGGTGATCGAATCCATCGTCGAAAAAATCACGATTGGCACCGACGATATAAGCGTAACCTATTGCTATATTCCATCTTCGGAAGAACTAACACTTTCCCAACAGCGCCTACCAGCGCCGTAA
- a CDS encoding TRIC cation channel family protein, whose protein sequence is MLKGSFDLPVLFDLGATFAFALTGALAAIRRHYDIVGVLALALVSGIGGGLIRDGIFLRDGLTPLLTNPAYMYTITAATVVSLFFRQHVHRFHRLIAWVDALGLGAYAVFGVQKSLNSGLPPSAAVLVGVINAVGGGLLRDVLTREEPLVFKPGQFYLLTALVGAVGKVLVLPKMEYSNRLRLYRRCQS, encoded by the coding sequence ATGCTGAAAGGGAGTTTTGACCTGCCGGTGCTTTTCGACCTCGGGGCGACCTTCGCCTTCGCCCTCACCGGCGCGCTCGCGGCCATCCGCCGCCACTACGATATCGTGGGCGTGCTGGCCCTCGCCCTGGTGTCCGGCATCGGCGGCGGGCTGATCCGTGACGGCATTTTTCTGCGGGACGGCCTCACGCCGCTGCTCACGAACCCCGCCTACATGTATACGATCACGGCGGCCACGGTGGTCAGCCTTTTCTTCCGGCAGCACGTCCATCGTTTCCACCGGCTCATCGCGTGGGTCGATGCGTTGGGGCTGGGCGCCTACGCGGTGTTCGGCGTGCAAAAATCCCTCAACTCCGGCCTGCCGCCCTCGGCCGCCGTGCTCGTCGGGGTGATCAACGCCGTCGGCGGCGGCCTGCTGCGCGATGTGCTCACGCGCGAGGAGCCGCTGGTGTTCAAGCCCGGCCAGTTCTACCTGCTTACGGCGCTGGTAGGCGCTGTTGGGAAAGTGTTAGTTCTTCCGAAGATGGAATATAGCAATAGGTTACGCTTATATCGTCGGTGCCAATCGTGA
- a CDS encoding helix-turn-helix transcriptional regulator: MIAQKNLDAVGSQVAAIFRAERERQKLSMNGVAERAGLSQSMVSLVEREVRKPTLETLLRISTALDLELSDVLQRAQRAAHLKAT, translated from the coding sequence GTGATCGCCCAGAAGAACCTCGATGCTGTCGGCTCTCAGGTAGCGGCCATTTTTCGGGCCGAAAGGGAGAGGCAGAAACTCTCCATGAACGGAGTTGCTGAACGCGCCGGGCTTTCACAATCGATGGTTAGTTTGGTCGAGCGTGAGGTGCGCAAGCCCACCCTTGAAACACTGCTGCGGATCTCGACTGCCCTTGATCTCGAACTTTCGGACGTGCTGCAGCGGGCCCAACGCGCAGCGCACCTTAAGGCGACGTAG
- a CDS encoding TonB-dependent receptor — MKPTTSHTRLNLTLLCRLTASLLSSALITSALADDAGGGSAIRLEDLEVTAPRTSAQTMAPTESRLDAYQPQSIINLQTIQNSITPTADYALIANLAPSVSNFTTNGPGLNESKPIVRGFTDGQYNVTFDGIPFGDGNDYTHHTTSYFPAKILGRVVVDRGPGDASTIGMATFGGTIALFSKDPRAEPSFTPTLSDGSYHTRLVNLEVNTGTLAGAHNASLIASYQNMSTDGYRTLGTLKRNTYFLKYLQPVGKNTTVTVYGSYNNILFNNPNAATLTLTQIQTLGRNFGQDNDPTDFNNYVGYSYQSKQTDLEYIALDSDLGNGWKVSDKLYTFSYNNFSHESPNNNSGPAKTDLGGQFKVNIVRSLGDYLLLSHEDDMGTVKAGVWGDYQHGPRYNYFLDYNPAANTGPIMRGGMIDLNHKNSVGGYAWNMKFYTRTVQPFVLYDWRALPALTITPGLKYLSVSREIAASVNQTKDLLPAYFTKKWTKTLPSVTANYRVASDWSVYAQYAKGLLTPALATLQVDHPETTDIPPQETTNYQIGTVYKHGRFNADFDAYWIDFVHFPITQQNPANPTNANDVIYTTASGAYYSGLETEVTYYVGGGLSLFGNGSLNRAVYKKSKRQIDGVPQSTAGFGAVYDRAGFSVSLMEKYIGPYNVYSGAPSPDLPLPPTALTAVQGGYSLVDLAIGYGSKLPGHGFLHSYKVKLQVDNILDRKVELLKSVNANPLNSTYNVLVPRDYYLTVSAEF, encoded by the coding sequence GTGAAACCTACCACCTCGCACACCCGTTTGAATCTCACCCTGCTCTGCCGGCTGACTGCCAGCCTGTTGAGCTCCGCGCTGATCACCAGCGCTTTGGCCGACGACGCCGGCGGCGGCTCGGCGATCCGCTTGGAAGACCTTGAGGTCACCGCCCCGCGGACCTCCGCCCAGACCATGGCGCCCACGGAAAGCCGGCTGGATGCCTACCAGCCGCAGTCCATCATCAATCTGCAGACCATCCAGAACAGCATCACGCCGACAGCCGACTACGCCTTGATTGCCAACCTGGCGCCGAGCGTGTCGAATTTCACCACCAACGGCCCGGGCCTGAACGAGTCCAAGCCGATCGTGCGCGGTTTCACCGACGGACAGTATAACGTCACCTTCGACGGCATCCCCTTTGGCGACGGCAACGACTACACCCACCACACGACGAGTTATTTCCCGGCCAAGATCCTCGGCCGGGTGGTCGTGGATCGCGGCCCGGGCGACGCCAGCACGATTGGCATGGCCACCTTCGGCGGCACGATCGCGCTGTTCTCCAAGGACCCGCGCGCGGAGCCCTCGTTCACCCCCACGCTCAGCGACGGCAGCTACCACACGCGCCTCGTCAACCTCGAGGTGAACACCGGCACGCTGGCCGGGGCCCACAACGCCTCCCTCATCGCCAGCTATCAGAACATGAGCACCGACGGCTACCGCACGCTCGGCACCCTGAAGCGCAACACCTATTTCCTCAAATACCTGCAGCCGGTCGGCAAGAACACCACGGTCACCGTCTACGGTTCGTATAACAACATCCTGTTCAACAATCCCAACGCCGCCACGCTGACCCTGACGCAGATCCAGACGCTCGGGCGCAACTTCGGGCAGGACAACGATCCGACCGATTTCAACAACTACGTCGGCTACAGCTACCAAAGCAAGCAGACCGACCTGGAATACATCGCGTTGGATTCCGACCTCGGCAACGGCTGGAAGGTGAGCGACAAGCTCTACACCTTTTCCTACAATAATTTCAGCCACGAGTCCCCGAACAACAATTCCGGCCCGGCCAAGACCGACCTCGGCGGACAGTTCAAGGTGAACATCGTGCGCAGCCTGGGCGATTATCTGCTCCTCTCGCACGAGGACGACATGGGCACGGTCAAGGCCGGCGTCTGGGGCGATTACCAGCATGGCCCGCGCTACAACTATTTCCTCGATTACAACCCGGCGGCCAACACCGGCCCGATCATGAGGGGCGGCATGATCGACCTGAACCACAAGAACTCGGTCGGCGGCTACGCCTGGAACATGAAATTCTACACCCGGACGGTGCAGCCGTTCGTGCTGTATGACTGGCGCGCCCTGCCGGCCCTCACGATCACCCCGGGGCTCAAATACCTCAGTGTCAGCCGCGAGATCGCCGCTTCCGTGAACCAGACCAAGGATCTTCTGCCCGCGTATTTCACCAAGAAATGGACGAAGACGCTGCCCAGCGTCACCGCCAACTACCGCGTCGCCTCGGACTGGTCGGTCTACGCCCAATACGCGAAGGGCCTCCTCACCCCGGCGCTGGCGACCCTGCAGGTCGACCATCCGGAGACGACGGACATCCCGCCCCAGGAGACGACCAACTACCAGATCGGCACCGTCTACAAGCACGGCCGGTTCAACGCCGACTTTGACGCCTACTGGATTGATTTCGTCCATTTTCCCATCACGCAGCAAAATCCGGCCAACCCGACCAACGCCAATGACGTGATCTACACCACCGCGAGCGGGGCCTACTACAGCGGCCTTGAGACCGAGGTAACCTATTACGTGGGCGGCGGCCTCAGTCTCTTCGGCAACGGTTCGCTCAACCGGGCGGTCTACAAGAAATCCAAGCGCCAGATCGACGGCGTGCCGCAATCCACGGCGGGCTTTGGCGCCGTCTACGACCGTGCGGGCTTTTCCGTCTCGCTGATGGAAAAATACATCGGGCCCTACAACGTCTACTCCGGCGCGCCGAGCCCCGACCTGCCGCTGCCCCCGACGGCCCTGACTGCGGTCCAGGGCGGCTATTCCCTGGTCGACCTTGCGATCGGCTACGGCAGCAAGCTGCCCGGACACGGTTTCCTGCACAGCTACAAGGTGAAGCTGCAGGTGGACAATATTCTTGATCGGAAGGTTGAGCTCTTGAAATCCGTCAACGCCAACCCGCTCAACAGCACCTACAACGTGCTGGTGCCGCGGGATTATTACCTGACGGTGTCGGCCGAGTTCTGA